One Vanacampus margaritifer isolate UIUO_Vmar chromosome 20, RoL_Vmar_1.0, whole genome shotgun sequence DNA window includes the following coding sequences:
- the vopp1b gene encoding WW domain binding protein VOPP1: protein MRNPRTDLALTFWLFLEAVEAKKYCWYFEGGYPIYFICRSYEDCCGTRCCVRALSIQRLWYFWVLLMMGVLFCCGAGFFIRRRMYPSSLRDEPVFNVSFTRPPVTTPVSQQPGSMQGFGVNGMTGGDPTLAMAHPTYPPQPGSTHMMLASYPPPPSYCNHPPPSYEQIFHNGDKK from the exons GCTGTAGAGGCCAAAAAGTACTGCTGGTATTTTGAAGGCGGATACCCAATATACTTCAT ATGTCGCTCGTACGAGGACTGCTGCGGGACTCGCTGCTGTGTGAGAGCGCTGTCCATCCAGAGACTTTGGTACTTCTG GGTGCTCCTGATGATGGGCGTGCTGTTCTGCTGCGGCGCCGGCTTCTTCATCCGTCGAAGGATGTACCCCTCGTCCCTGAGAGACGAGCCTGTCTTCAACGTGTCCTTCACCAGACCCCCTGTCACCACGCCGG TTTCCCAGCAGCCAGGAAGTATGCAGGGCTTCGGCGTGAACGGGATGACGGGCGGTGACCCGACGCTCGCCATGGCGCACCCCACCTACCCGCCGCAGCCCGGCTCCACCCACATGATGCTGGCCTCATACCCCCCACCGCCATCTTACTGCAATCACCCGCCACCGTCCTATGAACAAATTTTCCACAACGGGGACAAGAAGTAA
- the lancl2 gene encoding lanC-like protein 2 has protein sequence MGDNMSKRLKLISVTEAEMEERSFANPYADWDQGALTSNSGAEVDYNEPFDEEGQVSSSFLRKVQSKIKDLLQQMEEGLKTVDPHDFSTYTGWTGIALLYMQLYRGSNDVAHLQRALDYVKRSMRILNGRKVTFLCGDAGPLAVGAVVHHKLGNTADSNDCLSRLLQLQLSVLGLDSETPDELLYGRAGYLYALLYVNKEIGGDTVDEATVAKVVAPIIESGKNLSAELKKTERCPLLYEWHKKQYVGAAHGLAGIFYMLMQPGARVPPDVLSALVRPSIDYIRHKKFRSGNFPSSLSNESDRLVHWCHGAPGVIHMLIMAHKVFKEDKYLKEAVECGEVIWQRGLLRKGYGICHGTAGNGYAFLSLYKLTQEKKYLYRACKFAEWCLDYGTHGCRIPDRPYSLFEGMAGTIHYLSEMAAPEASCFPAFEL, from the exons ATGGGAGACAACATGTCAAAGCGTCTGAAGCTGATTTCGGTGACAGAAGCTGAGATGGAGGAGCGTTCTTTTGCCAACCCTTACGCTGACTGGGACCAAGGAGCCCTCACGTCCAATTCCGGAGCAGAAGTGGATTACAATGAACCGTTTGACGAAGAAGGACAG GTGAGCTCATCCTTCCTAAGGAAGGTCCAGAGTAAGATAAAAGATCTGCTTCAGCAAATGGAGGAGGGCCTGAAGACTGTCGACCCTCACGACTTCTCCACTTACACTGGATGGACAG GGATTGCTTTACTGTACATGCAGCTGTATCGTGGCTCCAATGACGTTGCACACCTGCAAAGGGCACTGGACTACGTGAAGAGATCAATGAGGATTCTGAATGGGCGAAAAGTGACTTTCCTTTGTGGTGACGCCGGCCCGCTGGCAGTGGGTGCGGTGGTCCACCACAAGCTGGGCAACACCGCTGACAGCAACGACTGTCTTTCTAG GCTCCTGCAGCTGCAGCTATCCGTGCTCGGTTTAGATTCCGAGACGCCAGATGAGCTTCTGTATGGACGCGCTGGTTACCTGTACGCGCTTCTGTATGTCAACAAGGAAATAGGAGGCGACACTGTGGATGAAGCCACCGTTGCAAAA GTGGTGGCGCCCATTATTGAGTCTGGAAAGAATCTGTCAGCAGAGCTGAAGAAGACGGAACGCTGCCCTCTGCTGTACGAATGGCACAAGAAGCAGTACGTCGGCGCTGCCCATGGCCTGGCTGGAATCTTTTACATGCTCATGCAG CCGGGGGCGAGGGTCCCCCCCGACGTGCTGTCCGCGTTGGTTCGGCCCAGCATCGATTATATCCGCCACAAGAAATTTCGTTCCGGCAACTTCCCGTCGTCGCTGAGCAACGAGAGCGACCGGCTGGTTCACTGGTGCCACGGAGCGCCCGGCGTCATCCACATGCTCATTATGGCTCATAAG GTTTTCAAAGAGGACAAGTACCTGAAGGAAGCGGTAGAATGCGGCGAGGTGATCTGGCAGAGGGGTCTTCTCCGGAAAGGCTACGGCATCTGCCACGGGACCGCCGGCAACGGCTAcgccttcctgtccttgtacaAGCTCACCCAGGAGAAGAAGTACCTGTACCGCGCCTGCAAG TTTGCCGAATGGTGTTTGGATTATGGGACTCACGGCTGCCGCATCCCTGACAGACCCTACTCGCTTTTCGAAG GCATGGCGGGCACCATCCACTACCTGTCGGAAATGGCCGCACCCGAAGCTTCCTGTTTCCCTGCCTTTGAACTGTAA